Proteins encoded by one window of Lycium barbarum isolate Lr01 chromosome 11, ASM1917538v2, whole genome shotgun sequence:
- the LOC132619408 gene encoding uncharacterized protein LOC132619408, whose amino-acid sequence MGHPFRRDRKSFLKGRVEHGAPSPRLSSEEVWNNVRGLPKIFDDHASNKLPGFGDQHNWTKQSIFWELPYWHTNIIRHNLDVMHIEKNVFDNIFNTVIDVKDKTKDNLKARKDVQTYCNRPELELMEHEGKFLKPKAAYSLTKEQKKLICEWVKSLRFPDGYASNLYRCVDMDDCKLSRMKSHDCHVFLERLLPIAFREFLPEPIWNALTEISLFFRGLCAPVLEVEDLRKHEESIKVTICKLEKIFPPGFFDPMEHFPIHLPYEAIAGGPVQFRWMYPFERELHVHKKKVKNRSHVEGSIAEAYIIQEISTFSSHYFQPNVQTRLNKVTRNDDGGEVDAPDGCLSIFVHPGRPSGEMNKRYLSDKEWDAARMYVLLNCEEVLNPANNIIDERLKDLASGPYKWVQTWPQYFTNGYRFDILTYGSNKSTMNSGVCIKGTSWSDYESDYYGLLVDVIQLEYPNPTKKRTTLVLFKCDWFDPTMGRGWKVHNQYGLIDINHKKRFPSYAYEPFVLAEQAQQVYFSEYPTKKKDIVDWWAVCKIKARNRIDSPNVLYQEEETLPALFPIITDDLDSLRHENGEVEVHDVEKVTVENESAHNIDAIEDDEEIEESDFESSGFEQYFSETDDSE is encoded by the exons ATGGGTCATCCATTTCGGCGGGACAGAAAATCATTTTTAAAAGGAAGGGTTGAGCACGGTGCTCCTTCTCCTAGGTTGTCTAGTGAAGAAGTTTGGAACAATGTGCGTGGCTTACCAAAAATATTTGATGACCACGCCTCCAATAAGTTGCCAGGGTTTGGGGATCAACATAACTGGACAAAACAAAGCATTTTCTGGGAATTACCATATTGGCACACAAATATTATTCGGCATaatcttgatgtgatgcataTCGAGAAAAATGTATTTGATAATATATTCAACACAGTAATAGATGTAAAGGATAAAACGAAAGACAATTTAAAAGCTAGAAAGGATGTGCAGACTTATTGCAATCGTCCAGAGCTTGAATTGATGGAGCATGAAGGAAAATTTTTGAAGCCAAAGGCAGCCTATTCATTGacaaaagaacaaaaaaagtTGATATGTGAATGGGTCAAAAGTTTAAGGTTTCCTGATGGTTATGCTTCCAATTTGTATAGATGTGTAGACATGGATGATTGTAAGTTATCAAGGATGAAGAGCCATGATTGTCATGTGTTTCTAGAAAGGTTGCTACCAATTGCATTTCGAGAATTTTTGCCAGAGCCAATTTGGAATGCCTTAACAGAGATTAGCTTATTTTTTAGAGGTTTATGCGCACCTGTGTTAGAAGTAGAAGATCTACGTAAGCATGAAGAAAGCATAAAAGTTACAATTTGCAAGCTGGAGAAAATATTTCCTCCTGGTTTCTTTGATCCCATGGAACATTTTCCAATTCACTTACCATATGAAGCAATAGCTGGTGGCCCAGTGCAATTTCGGTGGATGTACCCTTTTGAGCG GGAGCTTCACGTTCataagaagaaagtgaaaaaCAGATCTCATGTCGAGGGATCAATAGCTGAAGCTTATATCATTCAAGAAATTTCAACATTCAGTTCCCATTATTTCCAGCCTAATGTGCAAACTAGGCTGAACAAAGTGACTCGAAATGATGATGGAGGTGAAGTTGATGCACCTGATGGTTGTCTATCCATCTTTGTGCATCCAGGACGTCCGAGTGGGGAGATGAACAAACGCTATTTGTCCGATAAGGAGTGGGATGCAGCACGAATGTATGTTTTGTTAAATTGTGAGGAG GTTCTTAATCCAGCTAACAACATAATTGATGAGCGGTTGAAAGACTTGGCTTCTGGTCCTTATAAGTGGGTGCAAACCTGGCCTCAGTATTTTACGAATGGCTATAGGTTCGACATTCTTACTTATGGCTCTAACAAATCAACTATGAATAGTGGTGTGTGCATAAAAGGGACAAGTTGGAGTGACTATGAAAGTGACTACTATGGATTGCTCGTTGACGTGATACAACTAGAGTATCCTAATCCGACAAAGAAGAGAACTACTCTAGTGTTGTTCAAATGTGATTGGTTTGATCCAACAATGGGCCGAGGGTGGAAGGTTCATAATCAGTATGGTCTAATTGATATCAACCATAAGAAAAGGTTCCCAAGCTATGCCTATGAACCTTTTGTGTTGGCTGAACAAGCGCAACAAGTCTATTTTTCAGAATATCCCACTAAAAAGAAAGATATTGTTGACTGGTGGGCAGTGTGTAAAATAAAAGCTAGAAACCGAATTGATTCCCCAAATGTCCTGTACCAAGAAGAAGAGACTTTACCCGCATTATTCCCAATTATCACTGATGATCTTGATAGCTTGCGTCATGAAAATGGTGAAGTGGAAGTACATGACGTTGAAAAAGTGACTGTTGAAAATGAAAGCGCGCACAATATTGATGCCATTGAAGATGATGAAGAGATAGAAGAATCTGATTTTGAATCGTCTGGTTTTGAGCAATATTTTAGTGAAACTGATGACAGTGAATAA